The Flavobacteriales bacterium nucleotide sequence ATTAAAGGATGCCGGATACAGCGACCTTGTTGCTGTTGATGACTTCAGCAATCCGACCAAAAACCTGAACCTCAATGGAAAAAAGCTTACGGCAACAGTTGACCGCAAAGACTTTTTCCGATGGGCTGAACAGAACCATCGATTCATCCAGTTTGTGTTTCATTTGGGTGCGAGAACAGACACCACCGAATTCGACAAGCAGATATTCCAGGAACTGAATGTCGATTACTCGAAACAAGTGTGGAAACTGTGTGCCGAATTCGGCCTTCCTTTAGTCTATGCTTCATCGGCAGCGACCTACGGTTTGGGAGAACTTGGATTTGAGGACAATCATTCCGTGATACAAAACCTCAAACCCTTAAACCCTTACGGAGAATCGAAAAACGAATTCGATCGATGGGCCGTTGACCAGAGAACCAAACCATACTTCTGGTCAGGGCTGAAATTCTTCAACGTGTACGGCCCAAACGAATATCATAAAGGAAGAATGGCATCTGTCATCCTTCACGCTTTCAACCAGATCTGCAGAACTGGCGAAATGAGACTTTTCCGCTCGCACAATTCGAACTACCAAGATGGCGAGCAGCTTCGCGATTTCATTTACGTGAAAGACATTATTGCAACCTGCATCTTTCTAATGGAAAACAGAAAGCATTCTGGCATCTACAATTTGGGAACTGGCACAGCCAGAACATTTCTTGATCTTACCAAAGCCACTTTTAAGGCAATGGGTAAAACAGAATCAATCCAATTCGTAGATACTCCAGAAGATATCAGAGACAAATACCAGTACTTCACTGAAGCCAATATGTCCAAACTGCGCGCTATCGGCTTTACCAAACCTTTCTACACGTTAGAAGAAGGTGTGGCCGATTACGTAGGCAACTATTTGTTGCACGGCAATTATCTCTGATTCTGAATAAACAGGCTACTGAATATTCTTCTTATCAGTATGTCAAAGAACGAGGTGTACGCAATACTTTTTATTTCTTGATGACCCGTTGGACCTTCGTCTTGTCTCCAATATGAAGTCGAACGATGTACATTCCAGCATCAAATCCCGAAAAGTCTATTGACTGAGAGCTAATGTTGGGCTCAAATGTGCCTTGCTTAGACAATCGTCCGAGCGGATCGAATACTTCGAACGGAATCGCTTGTCTTACAGTGAATTCGAAATCGAATACAAGCAGATCTTCTACAGGATTTGGCTTGACAACGAATTCATCTCCACCACCATCTTCTGTGGGAAGCCCATCATCTCCTTTACTTCCGTCTCCGGTTCTTAGAAGTGGCGCTTGTTGCTGACTATTTAATGATTGTAGCGATTGGAACTTGGCACTCATGGCATTCTGACCATAGATATTGCCTTTGTCTATAAGTATCCAAACCATTACTAATATAACGATGGCGGATACCCTGACCAGTCTATGAACCAATTTTCCGTCTTTGGACTCTTTGTAAATGTTGTTCATGATTTCTTGTTTTAAACGGTTTAACTAATGGTACTGCTCAATCTCTAGGCTAAAGTTAGGTAGGGTGTTCCGGATCGGCAAACCACGTGATAGGCCATTCTATACATCTCAAAACACCGATATTTCCAACTAAAAAATCATATCTATTTGATTAACAATCATTTAAAACCATTTTAAAGAAGCCTTGAGATTACATTTCCAAGGCTTTTCAACAAATCATCCAATTATTACACATCAAAGCTCCAAACTGGCAATCGACATTTGATTAATTACATGTCTAAGCAATGGTTTTGATGCATTACCTTAAAAGTAACGAAATGAACCCGTAGATGAAAACACTTTTACATACTGTATTCAGTTCAATCAAAGCAACGAAGGCAAGGAGGTCGGATAACGGCTTGGATGGGACTTTCGATAATTTATTACTTCTCTAAGCGATTTATTGGATACAAAACCGTTAATTTAAATTACATGTCTAAGACCTCTTCAGATAAAGTATTTCAGCTGATCAAGTCGCTGAGCAAGGCCGAGAAACGGTACTTCAAGGTCTACACGTCCAAACAGGCGGGAGACAAGAACAATCATCAGGTTTTGTTCGATGCCGTGGACAAACAGGACGATTATGACGAGGCCTTGATGAAGAAAAATCTCAAAAATCCTGCGCTGGTCAAGGCACTTCCCATTGCCAAAACACGGCTATATGACGTGATTCTGAGAGCCCTCGATTCTTACCACTCTAACAGTTCCATTGACGCTCAACTCAAACGCTCGCTTCACTGCGCAGAGATACTTTACAAGAAGGGTCTTTACGAACAAAGCCAAAAGCTTTTGGACGGTGCAAAAAAATTAGCCTATACCTACGACAAACACACTTCTCTGCTCGAAATTTTCATGTGGGAGAAACTGTTGATCGAAAAAGACAACTACGAAAACATCGGAGACCAGGAGTTGGAAGCCATGATGCACGAAAACACGCGCATCACCAAGATGATTGAGGTATATAATGACTTCTGGGGCATCAAGAGCCGACTGTTCAATATCCTGAACAAGCGCGGAAAGGCCAGAACAGAGGAAGGTCTGACCAAGTTGAAGTCAATCATTGATGATACACTCCTTAACCGGGATGCAGAGCACATCTTCCATCAATCGGAATACCTCTACAATCATATATACAGCGCCTACTATTTTGGGGTGGGCGATTACGCCAACTCATTCAAGTATCTGAAGGCGAATGTAGATCACATTGAGGCCAATCTTGAGAAATTCCAAGAGGAGCCGAACATCTATTTCTCCATTCTGACCAATATCGTGTATGTGGCCAGTCAGATGAAGGATTTCAAAGCGGTATTCTTCTATCTGAAGAAGCTGCGGGAGTTGCCTGAGACCATGGAGATCAAGAACAACGAAGATCTGGAGATCAAGCTTTTCTCCAGTGCCAACAGTATTGAGCTTACCATCTATTTCCTCACCGGTGAGTTTGAAAAAGGACTAGAGATCATCCCACAGATTGAAACTGGGCTGATGCTCTACGAGAACCAACTGAACAGCGTACGGAAAGCCTTCTTCTATTTCAACATTGCCATAATCTACTTTGGAGCTAAGAAGTACAACGATGCGCTGAAATGGACCAACCGCCTGCTGAACGACATCGACATCTCGAAGAGTTTGGACATCTACTGCTTCGGTCAATTACTGAACCTACTCATACACATTGAACTGAACAACAAGAACCTCCTCCCCTATGCGCTCCGTTCTACGCAGCGTTATTTGAGTACACGTAACCGCTACTTCAAGTTTGAGACCTCGTTCTTAGATCTTATTGGCAAGTTGCTGAAATCGCCCGATCAGATATCTGAAAATGAGCAATATGAAGTGTTCTTAGAGAAGATGCGTGAATTGAAGGACGACCAACTCGAAAGCAGTGCTTTCGAATATTTTGATTTCATCTCTTGGGCAGAAGCCAAAACTTCTGGACGGGAATTCGGTGTGGTGGTGAGGGAAAAGGCTACGATGCCGCAGGTGTAATCAAAGATTATCCCGCAACTCCACCAGAAACCCGCGTATCTCCTTCAAGCGTTCCACGATTTCTTCGTTGGGAGTGGAGTCGGACTTATTCTCGCGCAGTTTCTTCTTGGCGCCATCAAGGGTAAAACCGCGCTCCTTGACCAAGTGAAAGATGATCTTCAGATTATCAACATCCTTTTGGGTGAACAATCGATTGCCTTTGGCATTCTTCTTCGGTTTCAGAATATCAAATTCCTTCTCCCAAAAACGAACCAACGATGCATTTACATCGAACATTTTCGCTACTTCTCCGATAGAGTAATACAGCTTGGTTATTGGTTTTTCCTTGTAAGCCATAACATCAATCAAAAGATTGGTTGGACTGAGACGAAAGCTCAAGTACCTTTTCGTATTCCTCTGGAGAAAGATCATTGAAGAAGAAATTCATTGGATTGATCTTCTCTCCATTTTTAATCACTTCGTAATGACAATGCGGAGCAGTACTTGTTCCCGTGCTTCCAACGTAGCCGATCACATCGCCACGTTTTACTTTATCTCCTTTTTTCACCTTGAACTTGCTCATGTGAGCATACAACGTTTCATAGCCGAATCCATGGTCAATAACCACATGGTTTCCGTAGCCGCGACCTTTGACGATCACGTCTTCAACCACGCCATCACCAGTTGCATAGATTTCAGTTCCACGAGGTGCCGTAAAATCAATTCCCGTATGAAAATGACGCACTTTGTATATCGGATGGATTCGAAAATTGAATCCAGACGCTACTCGGGTCAGTTTATCATTTGAAATAGGTTGAATGGCCGGAATGCTCGCCAACATGGCTTCTTTATTCTTTGCCAACGCAATTACCTCATCAAACGACCGTGATTGAACCACCAACTTTTTGGTCAATTCATCCAAACGTTTTGTTGTTCCGATCACAATTTCAGAATTGGTCAATTGCTCCAAGTCTCTATATCGGTTTACTCCACCAAAGCCAGCATCTCGAACGGAATTCGGAATTGGTTCTGCCTCAAAGATCACACGATAAATATCATCGTCTTTTTCCTGCAATTCAGCCAACACTTGATCAACCCGAGCCATTCGGTTTCCGAGCAGTTTATATTGCAATTCCAGCTGCGCGATCTCGCGTTTCAGCTGCTTCTCCTTCGGGCTGTCAAAAAAGGTGGTAAACAGAACAATCACGATTACTGCAAAAACAGAAGCCGCAGCCAAATAGCCGAATACGCGAACCATGATCTGCTTGGTTCCGATCTCGACCTTTCTATAGGTAAGTGTACGTTTATCAAACTGGAATTTGACCTTAGACATTCCTCTTCTAATCCTTAATTTTGGCGGCCTTCAAACAAAGACTGAGGTGCGAATTTAACAAAATTGCTCAACGAGCTATTTTACAAGAACTTAAGGTAACTAACCTGACCAACAGATCAAACCGAACATGACCAGTAAGGACATCCGCCAGAAATTCCTCGATTTCTTCCAAGAAAAGCAGCATCGTATTGTGCCATCGGCACCGATGGTGGTAAAAGATGACCCAACGTTGATGTTCACCAACGCGGGCATGAACCAGTTCAAGGATATTTTCCTAGGAAACCGTCCTGCTAAAGATGTGCGTATTGCCGACACTCAAAAATGCTTACGCGTTTCGGGAAAGCACAATGACCTTGAGGAAGTTGGTGTTGACACTTACCATCACACCATGTTCGAAATGTTGGGCAACTGGAGTTTTGGCGACTATTTCAAAGTTGAAGCGATTGAATGGGCTTGGGAACTTTTGGTTGATGTTTATGGATTAGATCCAGAACGACTTTACGCAACCGTTTTTGAAGGTGATGAAGCCGACAAATTGGAAGCAGATACTGAAGCCGAAAACCTATGGAAAAAATTCCTTCCAGCCGATAGAATTCTGCGTGCCAACAAGAAGGATAATTTCTGGGAAATGGGCGATCAAGGGCCCTGCGGTCCGTGTTCTGAAATCCATGTTGACCTTCGTTCTGAGGCAGAACGTATCGCGAAGCCTGGCAGAGAACTCGTAAATAATGACCATCCGCAGGTTGTGGAAATCTGGAATCTGGTCTTCATTCAATTCAACCGAAAAGCTGATGGTTCGTTAGAGAATCTTCCTGCAAAACATGTTGACACAGGAATGGGTTTCGAACGACTTTGCATGGCTTTGCAAGGCAAGACATCCAATTACGATACGGACGTTTTCGGACCAATGATCTCTAAGATATCAGAACTCAGTGGTGTTAAATACAGTGCTTCAGATAGTCAAACTGACATTGCGATTCGAGTAATTGCCGACCATATTAGAGCGGTTTCATTCGCCATTTCAGACGGACAGATCCCTAGCAATTCCGGAGCTGGTTATGTGATCAAACGCATTCTGAGAAGAGCGATCAGATATGGTTATAGTTTCCTTGGCTTCAAAGAAGGATTCATTTACAAGTTGGTGCCAACATTGGCAGACCAAATGGGCGATGCTTTTCCAGAACTGAAAAAACAGCAGGAACTGATCACACGCGTTATTCAGGAAGAAGAAGCTTCTTTCTTGCGTACGCTCGAAAAGGGAATTGAGCGTTTCAACAACTATGTTGATTCACTTCACAGCAAAACCATCGATGGTGGATTCGCTTTTGAGCTATACGACACGTTCGGATTTCCGATTGACCTGACAGAATTGATGGCCCGCGAAAAAGGCCTTCATGTTGACATTCAAGGTTTCAACGAAGGACTAAACCAGCAGAAGGAACGTTCGCGTGCAGCCACCGTGACCGAAAGCTCAGATTGGACCGTTCTACGCCAAGATGACCGCGAAGAATTTGTCGGTTACGACCTTCTGGAAACGGACATTTTCATTACCCGCTACCGAAAAGTTTCTACCAAAGGCAAAGAGTTCTACCAACTCGTATTCAATATCACGCCTTTTTATGCCGAGAGTGGCGGACAGGTTGGCGATACTGGGTTTATCGAAGCTGGAGGAGAAAAAACCTACATCATCGACACCAAAAAGGAGAACGATCTGATTGTCCATTTCGCGGAGAAAATCCCAACAGACCCAAAAGCCACTTTCCGTGCAGTTGTAAATGCGGAGAAGCGAAAAGCCACGGCATTGAATCATTCAGCCACTCACCTACTTCATGCAGTGCTACGAGAAGTTCTCGGTACGCATGTGGAGCAAAAAGGCTCGTTGGTGAATTCTGATTATCTGCGTTTCGACTTTTCGCATTTCAGCAAAGTTTCTGATGAAGAATTGGTTGAAATTGAAACCAAGGTGAACGCGAAGATCCGTGAGAACATCGTTCTAGATGAGCAACGAAATGTCCCCATCAACAACGCCAAGGAAATGGGCGCGATGGCGCTTTTCGGAGAAAAGTATGGCGACCTTGTTCGGGTAATTACGTTTGACAGGAATTTTTCGGTTGAGCTTTGCGGTGGAATTCACGTGAATGCAACAGGAGACATTGGTCTGTTGAAAATCACTTCAGAAGGCTCCGTTGCTGCGGGAATCAGGAGGATTGAAGCCGTAACCGGCACCTCGGCCTTCAATGAGCTCAACTCGGCTTATTCTCAAGTAAACGAACTGAAAGGACTGCTGAAGACCAAAGATCCGTTGAAAATCGTGTTGCAATTGCAAACGCAGATCAAAGAATTGGAGCGAAAAATTGAAAGTCTAAATGCTCAGGCTGCGTCTGGAATAAAGGATGAATTAATTGCAAAAGCTGCTGATAAAGGTGGTTATAGATTGATTGCGGAGCGCATCTCAATGGACGATGCGAATGCCATCAAAAATCTCTGCTTCGATCTTAAAAAGGAAAGCGGATTGGTTGCACTTCTTGGAGTCATTTCCAATGGAAAACCTGGATTGCACTTGGTGATTTCTCAAGACCTAGTCGATACAAAAGGATGGAAAGCAGGGGAAATGATCAGACCATTGGCCGCAAATATCAATGGCGGTGGCGGTGGTCAACCAACGTATTCTTCTGCTGGTGGAACAGATTCGAATGGGATTGAAAAAGCGTTGAGCTCAATAAGCACTTTCCTGGTTTAAATCGCACTACCACCCCAATTCCGTAAACGGAATGGTGTGCTCAAAGCTCACCTTCTGATTCACCTTTCGATTTTGAAGAGTGATGGTTTCATTCTGCCAATCGAAAAGAATCATTCCGAAGTTGCGGTGATAATAGGTTTTACCACGCATCCGATGCGGATTCTTCTCAACCATCACGTTATTAGCGTGGGTTAGTCCGCTGCACATATAATCATATATCGGATATGGCAAATCGTCCCTTTTCAGCTTTGATAGCTCTGCAAAATGACGATCACCTGAAATGAATATCACTCCTTTCACTCCTGTGTCCTTAATGAGTTGGAGCATTCGCTCTCTCGCAGAAGGAAAATGTCCCCAAGTTTCGAATGGATGTTGATCTGAGATGAACTGAAAACTCGCTCCAACAAGAACAATTTTCGCAGTAGAAGATCTGAACTGATCCTCCAACCATTTCCATTGTGCTTCACCAAGTACATCTCCATCAGTATCTGGCTCATCGCGATGGTAACGCTGATCCAGCAATATCACTTTCACCTGTTTGTCGGCTGTACCATAATCGTAACTGGTATAAATACCTTCTTGTTTCCATCTAGGACTATTGCTTGGCTCTTCAAAGAAATCGAGAAACACTTTCTGACTTTCCGCTTTTCTTGGATATTCTTTTCCACCATCATTCACACCGTAATCGTGATCATCCCAAGTGGCAATGATCGGGCATTTAGCCTTTAACAACTGATAATTATAATTATCGCCCAATTGCTGATACTTTCTGCGGAGCACATCCATATCTTCCGTATCGCCATAGATATTATCGCCTAACCAAATCCATAATTCAGGGTTTGTAGCGATAACCGAATTCCAGATGAACTGTTCTCCTATCTGATGACCGCATGAGCCAAAAGCAATCCGTTCAATGGGGTTCTGACCATTTACGATTGAGGAAAAGCAGATAAAAATTAGACCAAGAATCAATTGTTTCATGAAACAAAGTTGGAGTTATTTGCTTAGGTTCGAGCCACAATCATATCATCATGAACAGACTATTACCCCTTTTATTCCTTTGTGCCACATCTAATGTATTTGCTCAGTTCTCTATCGGACACAGGTCAATAACCTACAACGATCCAGCCCGAAGCAACAGAGCCATTGCCTGCGAAGTTTATTATCCAGGCGTTTCAACGGGAGACGATGTGGCCGTAGCCAACGGAGAATTTCCGTTAGTTGTTTTAGGACATGGTTTTTCAATGACCGTAGGCGCTTACCAGAATTGGTGGGAAGAGTTTGTGCCAGACGGTTACATTTTTGTACTACCGACTACCGAAGGAGGTCTTTTTACGGTTAGTCATGGAGATTTTGGATTAGACATCGCTTTTGTAGCAGATCAAATGCAAGCCGCAAATTCCGACAACGGATCTCCATTCTTCGGCAAGGTAAAACCTCGTACCGCTTTGATGGGTCACAGTATGGGCGGAGGAGCAACCATATTAGCTGCTGCAAACAATACTTCAATCGACTGTATTGTCGGTCTGGCGCCAGCAGAGACCAATCCTTCCGCAGCTGCCGCAGGTGCCAATGTGAGTGTTCCTGCTCTGATCTTACATGGTACGGAAGACCAAGTAACTCCAGAGGCCGATCACGCACTCCTGATATACAATGGATTGACATCTTCTTGCAAATATTACGCACGACTTGACGAAGGCGCACACTGCTTTTTTGCCAACTACAATTTTTTCTGCGCTACGGGCGAAATGAACATTGGAACACTGACGCGTGAACAACAACAGGCGCTGAGCTACACCATTGTCAGCCCGTGGTTGGAGTACTTTCTTAAAGATGTTTGTCCAAGCTATGGCATGTTCACCGATGAATTCAACACGAATGCACAATTAGGTCCTAACTTGGAAAGTTGTTCGAATGATGCACCTGTGATTTCTGAAAACAACGGAACACTGGAAAGTGATGCGCAGAACAACTATCAGTGGTATTTGGACGGGAATGAGATTCCGAATGCTGATCAACAGACCTATGCGTACTCACAATCTGGAACGTATCAAGTAGGAACAGTGACTTTGGGTAATTGCCCAAGCTTATCGAACGAAATTGCGGTTCAAGTAACTGGAATTGTTGAAGCAGAAATTGGCATTCAGATTTTTGGAAATGATGTTCGTCTTCGAACCAGAGACCAACTGCAAAACGTGGCAATCGAATGGTTTGATCTTTCGGGAAGGCTGATTGATGCAAAGACCATTTCCTCCGTTGCCAGTAACGGAATCATCAGTCTTTCAAAACCAACATTTGAAGGAGTGAAGTTGCTTCGACTGAGAAGTGACGAGGCTTCTAAAGTTTGGAAGGTTTACTAAAAAGAGTTCTTCTTTACCAACCCAATTCTGAGAAAGGCACGTCTTGTTTAAATCTGGCTTTGCCTTTCGTATCAAACCCCGAAAAGGTTAGTTTATCCGCTTCCCAATCAATATCAATGAAACCGAAGTTGTGGCGACCATAACGCGAACCCTTGATACGATACGGATTCCGATTGATTCCGATCGTATTGTTACCATGCGTAAGTCCGCTTGATGTAAAATCGTAGATCGGATAATCCACCTGATCGTATTTACGCTTGGAGGCTTCCGTAAAATGCACATCACCGCTTATAAAGACCACTCCTTTTGCGTTGGTTTTTCCAATGAGATCTAGCATACGATTCTGTGCCGAAGGGAATTTATCCCAGTTCTCAAAACTTGGTACATCAGCCACAAACTGAATACTCGACCCAATAACGTTCAGTCTTGCATCTGAAGCGATAAGCTCCTTCTCAAGCCATTCCCATTGCGCATCTCCTAACATATCCGCCTCTGCGCTCGGATGTTGGCAACAGTACCGTGTATCAAGCAGAATCACTTTCACCTTTCGCTGTCCTTCACCATAGGTGTAGCTCGTATAAACTCCTTCCTGATTTCTGCGTGGGTCATCTTCCGGTGCTTTCAAAAAATCGAGAAAGATCTGTTTGTTCTCCTTCTTGTTCGCAAAATCTCCTAGCGAATTATTCCCACCGTAATCGTGGTCGTCCCACGTAGCAATGATGGGACAGGCCTGCTTGAGAAGGCCATAGTTAGGGTTGGAATCGGCCTGCTCAAATTTTTCGCTGAAGCTTTTCCCTGGGCCACCTATATCAGAATAAATGATGTCGCCAAGCCAAACCCAAAGCTGTGGATCCTTTGCCACCACGCTTTTCCAAATTTTTTGCTTCGCAAACTGAAAACTACATGAACCGAACGCCAAGCGATCGACCTGCTGCCCAAAAACAGATGAAACGATAACAATAAGAGGAAAGAGAAGCCAATTTTTCATACGGACAAATGTATTGTCCACTTGTGGATGCCAAAGTCAAAAAGTCGAATTCTTTACAATTTCACAAACTGCTCAACATCTCTTTTGGTGATGGTCTTTCCTGAAAGGATCACCAAGCGTTCAACCACGTTTCGAAGCTCACGGATATTTCCTGTCCAATTATAATCCTGTAGTTCTTTGATAGCATCCGCATCAATCACTTTTTTGGCAACGCCTTGCTCATCGCAGATCATTCCAAGGAAATGTTCAATCAAAAGCGGAATGTCATCTTTACGATCGTTCAAAGCAGGAACGTGGATAAGAATGACTCCTAAACGATGGTAAAGGTCTTCGCGGAAATTCCCTGCTTCAATCTCCTTTCGTAGGTCTTTGTTTGTTGCAGCTATTACGCGAACATCCACCACAATTTCCTTCTCTCCTCCTACTCTAGTGATCTTGTTTTCCTGCAACGCACGCAGCACTTTTGCTTGCGCGGAAAGGCTCATGTCACCAATCTCATCTAAGAAAAGTGTTCCACCTGTGGCTGTTTCAAAATTTCCTTTTTTCTGCTTGATGGCTGAGGTAAAAGCACCTTTCTCGTGACCGAACAATTCGCTTTCTATCAACTCTGATGGAATTGCCGCACAGTTCACTTCAATCAACGCGTTATCCGAACGCTCACTCTTTTCGTGAATGGCTCGTGCCACCAATTCCTTTCCCGTTCCATTCGGTCCGGTTACGAGCACGCGTGCATCAGTCGGAGCGACCTTTTCAATCATCTCTCGCACCTTATTGATACCAGCCGATTCTCCGATCATCTCGTAGCTCTTGCTCACTTTCTTACGGAGCTTTTTAGTCTCAGCAACAATTTCGGTCCGATCAAGTGCATTCCGCACAGAAACCAACAATCGGTTCAAATCGAGCGGCTTAGGGATGTAATCGTAAGCGCCCTCTTTTAGAAGATGAACAGCCGTTTCAATATCTCCATGACCAGAGATCATCACAACGGGAGTGTCGGGCGCCAAAAGCATGATACGCTCCAACACTTCCATGCCGTCCATTTTTGGCATTTTGATGTCGCAAAGAATGACGTCATATTTTCCGCCTTTCACTTTCACAACACCCGAAAGACCATCTTCGGCCTCATCTACCTGAAATTTCTCATACTCAAGTATTTCGCGGATCGCGTTGCGGATACTTCTCTCATCATCAATTATCAGAATCTTAGCCATTTTCTTCAGGTATGTGGTTTTAGGTATGAGGTTTTAGCAAATAACCGCTTACCAATTCAACAGATTTCGAATTTAACTTTTTCGTGCTTCGGAACTCTCTAAATGCGATTTTCCATCACTCGATGAAGTACGCCTTCCTTCAACGCATAGCTCGAAAGCAATAACCTTTCCAAAGCACAATTGCTCAGAACCCATTGCACCATGTAAGATGCCAAATGGATGGTATCAACACGCATTTCAACCAACCCGGGAATAGCTTTCCGAGTATCATAATCGTAGATGATCAATCTTTCATGCAGCTGTTTCAGATCATTCAAATCGAATTCTTCGCGAACAACTGAACTCGCCAATTTCGAACTGCCTTTCTCGGACCAGATCATCTCAATGAAGCTATCGAAACTG carries:
- a CDS encoding sigma-54 dependent transcriptional regulator — encoded protein: MAKILIIDDERSIRNAIREILEYEKFQVDEAEDGLSGVVKVKGGKYDVILCDIKMPKMDGMEVLERIMLLAPDTPVVMISGHGDIETAVHLLKEGAYDYIPKPLDLNRLLVSVRNALDRTEIVAETKKLRKKVSKSYEMIGESAGINKVREMIEKVAPTDARVLVTGPNGTGKELVARAIHEKSERSDNALIEVNCAAIPSELIESELFGHEKGAFTSAIKQKKGNFETATGGTLFLDEIGDMSLSAQAKVLRALQENKITRVGGEKEIVVDVRVIAATNKDLRKEIEAGNFREDLYHRLGVILIHVPALNDRKDDIPLLIEHFLGMICDEQGVAKKVIDADAIKELQDYNWTGNIRELRNVVERLVILSGKTITKRDVEQFVKL